Proteins from one Flavobacterium sp. N2038 genomic window:
- a CDS encoding LodA/GoxA family CTQ-dependent oxidase, with the protein MKSIINNKSDDHLSCGCEDPIEGLRYMFCNLVQEKRVKQGQCPVRRPVFLRTHGIMKGSFVIHENLPKEFRHGMFKKSGTFPVYVRYSSDLSDGRPDWMSTIGIGIKIFGIPGEKVVSDDGAETADLLLQNVPFFFVDNASDMCNFTKASLEGWGDDWVQKNAPQTNELLDKMAKPIRSVLETELWSVVPFMLGPNNHCKYILRPGTSTFPGDPDINDPDFMAKDLEGRIALGPVTLDIYIQKRPDSSQYDKAYIEEHFPLDRATVTWDEKIAVPVKVATIELPQQDITNEEQKIYGDWLAFNIGRVPEANQPVGSIAQARMSVYQTSADYRRKLNDQPVTEPVKPGEPIVKNPVCPFPHHDPKPEPKELTEDQIKKITHVKIHPGIGIARVGDSPSEYYIGPEVFSPEPTQFGSTRDAGGAIKRQAARFRIYAYDKYDNVVAEVEHTKNSNIQWSVHLANKKASWYQFNAALDIPATVSLSVPLRNPNVTSSGRSALCIDAGKTIITGLNMKDSSYVMTGNFEGTPVTLGELRTDDVGRLLVLPGFGVSASPSNKPVYRPEDPNSFNNADGWYDDIADGPVYAKVTIGGLDFEADSAWVASAPPNFAPDLVGWRTMDDLLQNVYMQSGMLDVPQKISFNEHVRPILQRLSELQWVNKGFLSMFGAGAPMNFNDPELMLKLSHVPSDNALYPDPYKELRRGIYNSFRPTNTKTAEIAAWPSIYGDAFGYTNPDPNLPPAASTYLQLPPFYTYVLTNWVQGLFINDYQPETKKPHKIEEVDLQKQPETLDRSAMHFCLADAFHPGAELTWPMRNASMFRAPYRIRKSEDGITEPLYGATLDNNTVMAVNGPLYGQSAGGLTRWMALPWQGDTAFCRSGYDMEYDPYLPTFWPARVPNQILTDVDYHTLCDTSKPMDIRIAAFQNRPNWTRMFPKSPAPEVMMFMVSHFSQMGIIEAKPRPEDMDWLPENIYVENLTKAESKNLKSDSLLFNKAFNELGLKDQRMAEAGWDSEEQRNEFLTIKRRGN; encoded by the coding sequence ATGAAAAGTATTATAAACAATAAAAGTGACGATCATTTATCTTGTGGCTGCGAAGATCCAATTGAAGGGCTTCGTTACATGTTTTGCAATTTAGTACAAGAAAAAAGAGTAAAACAAGGACAATGCCCCGTTCGAAGACCTGTCTTTTTAAGAACACATGGAATAATGAAGGGAAGCTTTGTTATTCATGAGAATCTCCCAAAAGAGTTTAGACATGGTATGTTTAAAAAATCCGGAACCTTTCCTGTCTATGTAAGATATTCTTCAGATCTGTCAGATGGCAGACCAGACTGGATGAGTACAATTGGTATTGGCATTAAAATATTTGGCATTCCCGGCGAAAAAGTAGTGAGTGATGACGGAGCAGAAACAGCAGATTTACTGTTACAGAATGTACCTTTCTTTTTTGTTGATAATGCCAGCGATATGTGCAATTTTACAAAAGCAAGTCTGGAAGGATGGGGAGATGACTGGGTACAGAAAAATGCCCCGCAAACCAACGAACTTCTTGATAAAATGGCAAAACCAATCCGATCTGTACTTGAAACAGAATTATGGAGTGTGGTACCATTTATGTTGGGTCCCAATAATCACTGCAAATATATACTTCGCCCCGGAACATCAACTTTCCCAGGCGATCCTGATATCAATGATCCCGATTTTATGGCAAAAGATCTTGAGGGACGTATAGCTTTAGGACCTGTTACATTAGATATCTATATTCAAAAACGTCCTGATAGCTCCCAATATGATAAAGCATATATAGAAGAACATTTTCCGCTGGATCGTGCTACAGTAACATGGGATGAAAAGATTGCAGTACCTGTTAAAGTTGCAACTATAGAACTTCCTCAGCAGGATATTACCAATGAAGAGCAGAAAATATACGGTGACTGGCTGGCTTTTAATATTGGCAGAGTGCCCGAAGCAAATCAGCCAGTGGGTAGTATCGCTCAGGCAAGAATGAGTGTCTATCAGACAAGTGCCGATTATCGCAGAAAATTAAATGATCAGCCAGTAACTGAACCGGTAAAACCGGGAGAACCAATCGTTAAAAATCCTGTTTGTCCTTTTCCGCATCATGATCCCAAACCAGAGCCTAAAGAGCTTACAGAGGATCAAATAAAAAAAATAACTCATGTAAAGATACATCCGGGAATTGGTATCGCACGTGTGGGTGATAGTCCTTCTGAGTATTATATTGGCCCTGAAGTATTCAGCCCCGAGCCTACCCAATTTGGTTCTACAAGAGATGCAGGAGGCGCTATAAAGCGTCAGGCAGCCCGTTTCAGAATATATGCATATGACAAATATGATAATGTAGTCGCCGAAGTTGAGCATACTAAAAACTCTAATATTCAGTGGTCTGTACATCTGGCTAACAAAAAAGCTTCATGGTATCAGTTTAATGCTGCTTTAGACATTCCTGCTACTGTAAGCCTCTCCGTTCCGTTACGAAATCCTAATGTGACAAGCAGTGGAAGAAGTGCATTATGTATTGATGCTGGCAAAACAATTATAACAGGTTTAAACATGAAAGATTCCAGTTATGTGATGACAGGTAATTTTGAAGGTACTCCTGTTACACTTGGAGAACTAAGAACAGATGATGTTGGCAGATTATTAGTATTACCTGGTTTTGGAGTTTCTGCAAGTCCTTCAAACAAACCCGTATACAGACCTGAAGATCCTAACAGTTTTAATAATGCCGATGGTTGGTATGACGATATTGCCGATGGTCCTGTGTACGCAAAAGTGACTATTGGAGGGCTAGATTTTGAAGCAGATTCTGCCTGGGTAGCATCGGCACCACCAAATTTTGCACCAGATCTTGTAGGCTGGAGAACTATGGATGATCTTTTACAGAATGTCTATATGCAATCTGGTATGCTGGATGTACCGCAAAAAATTTCTTTTAATGAACATGTTCGCCCTATACTGCAACGATTAAGCGAACTGCAATGGGTAAACAAAGGATTTCTTTCGATGTTTGGCGCCGGTGCTCCAATGAATTTTAATGATCCCGAACTAATGCTAAAATTATCTCATGTTCCATCAGATAATGCACTATATCCGGATCCGTATAAAGAACTTAGACGAGGTATATACAATAGTTTCAGGCCAACCAATACAAAAACAGCAGAAATTGCCGCATGGCCTTCTATTTACGGTGATGCTTTTGGATATACAAATCCGGATCCTAACTTACCTCCTGCCGCATCCACTTACCTGCAGTTACCTCCATTTTACACCTATGTTCTTACCAACTGGGTTCAGGGACTTTTTATAAATGATTATCAGCCTGAAACAAAAAAACCGCATAAAATTGAGGAAGTTGATCTTCAAAAACAACCTGAAACACTTGACAGGTCTGCCATGCACTTTTGTTTGGCAGATGCATTTCATCCGGGTGCAGAATTAACATGGCCCATGCGAAATGCCTCAATGTTTAGAGCCCCTTACAGAATTCGTAAATCTGAAGATGGAATAACAGAACCTTTATATGGTGCAACACTGGATAATAATACTGTAATGGCAGTAAACGGACCCTTATACGGTCAGTCTGCCGGTGGTCTTACAAGATGGATGGCATTACCGTGGCAGGGAGATACAGCGTTTTGCCGTTCGGGATATGATATGGAATACGATCCTTATTTACCAACATTCTGGCCCGCCCGTGTACCAAATCAAATATTAACAGATGTGGATTATCATACCCTTTGTGACACTTCCAAACCAATGGATATTAGAATAGCCGCTTTTCAAAACAGACCAAACTGGACCAGAATGTTTCCAAAAAGTCCCGCTCCTGAAGTAATGATGTTCATGGTATCTCACTTTAGTCAAATGGGAATCATAGAAGCAAAACCACGCCCTGAGGATATGGACTGGCTGCCTGAAAATATTTATGTAGAAAACCTGACTAAGGCAGAAAGTAAAAATCTTAAATCAGACAGTCTTCTTTTCAATAAAGCATTTAATGAACTTGGACTAAAAGATCAAAGAATGGCCGAAGCCGGATGGGATAGCGAAGAACAAAGAAATGAATTCTTAACCATTAAACGCAGAGGCAATTAA